A single window of Shewanella sp. Choline-02u-19 DNA harbors:
- the dusC gene encoding tRNA dihydrouridine(16) synthase DusC, whose product MRIILAPMEGVVDDLMREILSAINPYDLMVTEFVRVVDQLLPEKVFYRLCPELKTDGKTTSGTPVRVQLLGQEPGWMAENAVRAIELGSKGVDVNFGCPAKMVNRSNGGAIMLQYPEQLYNVVKAMRDAVPDEHPVTAKIRLGFNDKSLYMENAQAIYEAGASEIAVHARSKVDGYKPPAYWEYITDINAKLPIPVIANGEIWNAQDAQRCMQVTGCDTIMVGRGAISLPNLAASIKGETPYTWQQSLALMLEYTNRELAGRKSTYYPARIKQWFNYLNRQYPEADTLFRELRIYKTAEEIINVLQTANANLYHQQSD is encoded by the coding sequence GTGCGAATAATTTTGGCGCCTATGGAAGGCGTGGTTGATGATTTAATGCGTGAAATCCTTTCAGCAATCAATCCGTACGATTTAATGGTGACGGAATTTGTACGTGTCGTTGATCAGTTATTACCAGAAAAAGTATTTTACCGTCTCTGTCCTGAGCTAAAAACTGACGGTAAAACAACTTCAGGCACGCCGGTAAGGGTCCAACTACTGGGACAAGAGCCTGGTTGGATGGCGGAAAATGCCGTTAGAGCAATAGAGCTAGGATCTAAAGGGGTTGACGTTAATTTTGGTTGCCCTGCAAAAATGGTTAATCGCAGTAACGGTGGTGCAATCATGCTGCAATATCCTGAGCAGCTGTATAATGTCGTCAAGGCCATGCGAGATGCAGTGCCTGATGAGCATCCTGTGACCGCAAAAATCCGTCTCGGTTTTAACGATAAGTCTCTCTATATGGAGAATGCACAGGCTATTTACGAAGCGGGTGCCAGTGAGATTGCGGTGCACGCCAGAAGTAAAGTTGATGGTTATAAGCCACCTGCTTATTGGGAATACATTACCGACATCAATGCAAAACTGCCTATTCCGGTTATTGCTAACGGCGAAATTTGGAATGCACAAGATGCACAGCGCTGCATGCAAGTGACCGGGTGTGACACTATCATGGTAGGACGCGGGGCCATTTCGTTGCCTAACCTAGCGGCAAGCATTAAAGGTGAAACACCTTATACGTGGCAACAATCACTGGCGCTGATGCTGGAGTACACCAACCGAGAACTCGCCGGACGTAAAAGTACCTATTACCCAGCCAGAATTAAGCAATGGTTTAATTATCTCAATCGTCAATATCCCGAAGCTGATACCTTGTTTCGCGAGCTACGGATCTACAAAACGGCTGAAGAAATTATCAATGTTCTGCAAACAGCAAATGCCAATCTGTACCATCAGCAGTCTGATTAA
- a CDS encoding HvfA family oxazolone/thioamide-modified RiPP metallophore: MKLVNKTAITVAVGAVVLGSSLAASVQASPFGYSEMQAGYQLVEGEGKCGEGKCGADKKKAKEGKCGEDKMKAKEGKCGEGKCGGDKMKAKEGKCGGDKMKAKEGKCGEGKCGGDKMKAKEGKCGGDKKAEKEGKCGGSK; this comes from the coding sequence ATGAAACTCGTTAATAAGACTGCTATTACTGTTGCTGTTGGTGCTGTTGTTCTTGGAAGTTCTTTGGCTGCATCTGTCCAAGCAAGCCCATTTGGTTATAGTGAGATGCAAGCCGGTTACCAGCTAGTTGAAGGCGAAGGTAAGTGTGGCGAAGGCAAATGCGGCGCAGACAAGAAAAAGGCCAAAGAAGGTAAGTGCGGCGAAGACAAAATGAAGGCCAAAGAAGGTAAGTGTGGCGAAGGTAAGTGCGGCGGCGACAAAATGAAAGCCAAAGAAGGTAAGTGCGGCGGCGACAAAATGAAAGCTAAAGAAGGTAAGTGTGGTGAAGGTAAGTGTGGCGGCGACAAAATGAAAGCTAAAGAAGGCAAATGTGGCGGCGATAAGAAAGCTGAGAAAGAAGGTAAGTGTGGTGGTTCTAAGTAA
- a CDS encoding HvfB family MNIO-type RiPP peptide maturase — MTNKGQVGLGLRREMLDEFCQGVPKAIDFFEVAPENWMTLGGKFGRQFRALTEKHEFYCHGLSLSIGSPAPLDVQFVKNVKDFLDLHQIKSYSEHLSYCSGTGHMYDLMPIPFTGEAVRHVAARVKQVEDIIERPLILENVSFYAAPGAEMSELEFVTAVMEEADCKMLLDVNNIYVNSINHQYDALEYLKAMPTDRIEYLHIAGHYEEAEDLVVDTHGADIVDPVWKLLEACHQYHGVFPTLLERDFNIPATNELLLEINQIHDYQNRHIASLKRSA; from the coding sequence ATGACAAATAAAGGACAGGTGGGTCTCGGTCTTAGGCGAGAAATGTTGGATGAATTTTGCCAAGGTGTTCCTAAGGCCATTGATTTTTTTGAGGTGGCACCAGAAAACTGGATGACACTCGGCGGAAAGTTTGGTCGTCAATTTAGGGCACTAACAGAAAAACATGAGTTTTATTGTCATGGTTTATCGCTATCTATTGGTAGCCCAGCGCCGCTCGATGTTCAATTTGTCAAAAACGTCAAAGACTTTCTAGACTTGCATCAGATAAAAAGCTATTCAGAGCATTTAAGTTATTGTTCTGGTACTGGACATATGTACGATTTGATGCCAATCCCTTTTACAGGCGAAGCCGTTCGTCATGTGGCTGCGCGTGTTAAGCAAGTAGAGGATATTATTGAACGTCCTTTAATATTGGAGAACGTATCATTTTACGCTGCCCCTGGCGCTGAAATGTCTGAACTGGAGTTTGTTACAGCCGTAATGGAAGAAGCTGACTGTAAGATGCTGCTCGACGTTAACAATATCTATGTGAACTCGATTAACCATCAATACGATGCGCTTGAATACTTAAAAGCGATGCCGACCGATAGAATCGAATATTTACATATTGCGGGTCACTATGAAGAGGCTGAAGACTTAGTGGTTGATACACACGGCGCTGATATTGTTGATCCGGTATGGAAGCTACTTGAGGCATGCCATCAGTACCATGGTGTTTTTCCTACATTGCTTGAACGAGATTTTAATATTCCAGCAACCAATGAGTTGTTGTTAGAAATTAATCAGATCCATGATTATCAAAACCGTCATATCGCCAGTTTAAAAAGGAGCGCTTGA
- a CDS encoding HvfC family RiPP maturation protein, whose protein sequence is MSFIETQQKFMDYIKDPSNPLPEGIEARRMKIYRELFFNNIDGFVSNAFPVLKSLYSEQDWQERVQQFFVYHDCHTPIFIEISQEFLLFLQTEYTATEIDPPFMLELAHYEWLELVVAVAQEVPQQKIIDMAVMDADVISAMTLSVSSTSQIAQYTYDVQHISEDYRPKEPTEEPQFFCIYSDFEDEVSFLQLNPLTAQVLAYMSQFDSVKCADLIEWLSVTFTDIEPTVLQQGCVDLLMQLSAKGIIREFIED, encoded by the coding sequence ATGAGTTTTATTGAAACACAACAAAAATTCATGGATTACATTAAAGATCCATCAAATCCTCTACCTGAGGGGATTGAAGCGCGGCGGATGAAGATTTACCGCGAACTATTTTTTAATAATATTGATGGCTTTGTGTCTAACGCCTTCCCGGTATTAAAGAGTTTATATAGCGAACAAGACTGGCAAGAACGAGTGCAACAGTTCTTCGTGTATCATGATTGTCACACACCTATCTTTATTGAGATCTCCCAGGAATTTCTGCTGTTTTTGCAAACCGAATACACAGCAACAGAAATCGATCCTCCTTTTATGCTGGAACTGGCACATTATGAATGGCTAGAGCTGGTTGTGGCCGTCGCACAAGAGGTTCCGCAGCAAAAGATAATCGACATGGCGGTAATGGATGCTGACGTTATTTCAGCGATGACGCTAAGTGTGTCGTCGACATCGCAAATAGCCCAGTATACATACGATGTACAACACATTAGCGAAGATTACCGCCCAAAAGAGCCGACAGAGGAGCCGCAGTTTTTTTGTATATATTCTGATTTTGAAGATGAAGTGAGCTTTTTGCAGCTCAATCCGCTAACAGCCCAGGTTTTAGCTTATATGTCGCAATTTGACTCAGTGAAATGTGCAGATTTAATTGAATGGTTATCAGTGACTTTTACCGATATAGAGCCTACGGTATTACAACAAGGCTGTGTAGACCTGTTAATGCAATTGAGTGCTAAAGGCATCATTAGAGAATTTATTGAGGATTAG
- a CDS encoding YbaN family protein: MALKRGFFLLAGLCSLALGLLGILLPILPTVPFILLAAYCFARSSDRLYQWLMAHPWFADALQNWQAEGAMRKGLKKKAYIVSSLSFIVSITIVPLIWVKVMLACIGTGLIVYLRSIPEIDE, translated from the coding sequence ATGGCGTTAAAACGTGGTTTCTTTCTTCTGGCTGGTCTTTGTAGCCTAGCGTTAGGTTTATTGGGCATTTTATTGCCGATACTGCCAACGGTGCCTTTTATCTTATTGGCTGCTTATTGTTTTGCTCGCTCAAGCGACAGACTATATCAATGGTTGATGGCACACCCGTGGTTTGCTGATGCGCTGCAAAATTGGCAAGCAGAAGGTGCTATGCGTAAAGGACTAAAGAAGAAGGCCTATATTGTAAGTAGCCTAAGTTTTATTGTCAGTATCACGATAGTCCCGCTTATTTGGGTCAAAGTGATGCTAGCCTGCATTGGCACTGGACTCATTGTTTACTTGAGAAGCATTCCTGAGATCGATGAATAA
- the apt gene encoding adenine phosphoribosyltransferase — MVMNTDSLALIKNSIKTIPNYPKEGILFRDVTSLLEDPQAYKLTIGLLVEHYKEQGFTKVVGTEARGFLFGAPLALELGIGFVPVRKPGKLPRKTISESYELEYGHDVLEIHVDAITSEDKVLVVDDLLATGGTIEATVKLIRNLGGQVNHAAFVISLPDLGGEKRLATMDLELLSLCEFEGE, encoded by the coding sequence ATGGTAATGAATACTGACAGCTTAGCACTTATAAAGAACAGCATTAAAACCATCCCAAACTACCCTAAAGAGGGGATTTTGTTTAGAGATGTGACTAGCTTATTAGAAGATCCACAAGCGTATAAATTAACCATTGGTCTTTTAGTGGAACACTACAAGGAACAAGGCTTTACTAAAGTCGTTGGCACTGAAGCTCGTGGTTTCCTATTTGGTGCACCTTTGGCATTAGAGTTAGGTATTGGCTTCGTTCCAGTACGTAAGCCGGGTAAATTACCAAGAAAGACTATTTCTGAAAGCTATGAGCTTGAGTATGGTCATGACGTTCTTGAAATTCATGTCGATGCTATTACTAGTGAAGATAAAGTCTTGGTTGTTGATGATTTACTGGCGACGGGCGGCACCATTGAAGCAACCGTTAAGTTAATCCGTAATCTAGGCGGCCAGGTTAATCATGCTGCATTTGTTATCTCATTACCGGATCTTGGTGGTGAAAAGCGTCTCGCAACAATGGATCTCGAATTACTCAGCTTATGTGAATTCGAAGGCGAATAA
- the dnaX gene encoding DNA polymerase III subunit gamma/tau: MSYQVLARKWRPAKFEQMVGQSHVLHALTNALTQQRLHHAYLFSGTRGVGKTSLARLFAKGLNCEQGVTATPCGECSACVEIAEGRFVDLIEVDAASRTKVDDTRELLDNVQYRPSRGRYKVYLIDEVHMLSRSSFNALLKTLEEPPEHVKFLLATTDPQRLPVTVLSRCLQFNLKSLTQDEIANQLANVLTQETLNFETSALTLLAKAANGSMRDALSLTDQAIAFGAGQVKLELVQTMLGSIDDKQVLALLEALAKADIMGLMQVTARVLSFGAEPDEVLRSLLELLHQITLTQFAPAAAQMSLYSEQIKAFAEQLSPEQVQLYYQLLLTGRKDLPHAPDPKSGLEMALLRAVTFVPEQPVTKWVTDTPANLSIPALTSESTAGSKQQEAETKATSLNMAAEKKTLIDASDEVTTPVSVKTPELLEPKPQAVVPQVATPVLNSLESMNSEMAVILSQAQSQGYSKSSESDVKAPLTKPQQSPLVEEGTATSNETIEVANTAVIVPSIASVPVPNKTNDLVIDSTITASHSANKSVVETANAEIAATEVTQPVEAGDEGEDDLSAYAQYAGAQDIDFDGNDFDFDTPNSAPLSQDTLSSVAPQSRLAAEQNTLVAQSETEKPDSTVSTTDLSDDILDAVLAARDSLLDGLGDDEPKESSTKKSVNERKPFAPPVRKPKREDKDAEGSSIDDDIEPLEQSKALAPVDNSSNIIDRPPWEEPHEQDPTPRFQDESAVHATESPANVAVAAVVVPSQQQNETAQVSHKPTAMQLDSTSVQDVALNLTALPSGELSGNDIDLKWYRFMAELEVGGRVRQLAVNSVCHQFEQPLSLLLKPDQKHLAADVAIKQFEEAMSLALGEPSEVRVSVGIDSTRETPLEVRRRFHKEILAQAHHGLMTDANVHWLAQNMGAQLTPDTLSYAPELLVKKGKSIELVDMSNFKRLPES; encoded by the coding sequence ATGTCATATCAGGTGTTAGCCAGAAAATGGCGCCCTGCCAAATTTGAGCAAATGGTTGGCCAGTCTCATGTTTTACATGCATTAACCAATGCGCTCACTCAGCAAAGATTGCATCATGCCTATTTGTTTTCCGGCACTCGAGGAGTGGGTAAAACCAGTCTTGCACGTCTTTTCGCTAAAGGCTTAAATTGTGAACAAGGTGTTACTGCTACGCCATGTGGCGAATGTTCTGCTTGCGTAGAAATCGCAGAAGGGCGTTTTGTTGATCTCATTGAGGTCGATGCTGCCTCACGCACAAAAGTTGATGACACCCGCGAACTGCTCGATAACGTGCAGTATCGTCCGAGTCGTGGCCGCTATAAAGTGTACCTTATCGATGAAGTGCATATGCTGTCTCGCAGTAGCTTTAATGCTCTGCTAAAAACGCTTGAAGAGCCACCTGAACATGTTAAGTTCCTGCTTGCAACGACGGATCCGCAGCGTTTACCTGTAACCGTATTATCACGCTGTTTACAATTTAATCTCAAGAGCTTGACTCAAGATGAAATTGCCAATCAGTTAGCCAATGTCTTGACACAAGAAACCCTTAATTTCGAAACCTCTGCGTTAACTCTGCTGGCAAAAGCGGCCAACGGTAGTATGCGTGATGCGTTAAGCCTTACCGATCAAGCGATTGCTTTTGGTGCTGGACAAGTCAAACTTGAACTTGTACAAACCATGCTCGGTAGTATTGATGACAAACAGGTCTTAGCCTTACTGGAAGCATTAGCCAAAGCGGATATCATGGGATTGATGCAAGTCACTGCTAGGGTATTGTCATTTGGTGCTGAGCCAGACGAAGTACTGCGAAGTTTATTAGAGCTACTGCATCAAATTACCTTAACTCAATTTGCGCCTGCTGCAGCGCAAATGTCGTTATATAGCGAACAAATCAAAGCCTTTGCGGAGCAGTTATCGCCTGAGCAAGTGCAGTTATATTACCAATTATTGCTGACAGGTCGTAAAGACTTGCCTCATGCACCTGATCCCAAGTCAGGGCTTGAAATGGCATTATTGCGCGCAGTGACCTTTGTACCAGAGCAACCTGTGACCAAATGGGTGACTGACACGCCTGCAAATCTTTCAATCCCTGCGTTAACTTCAGAGTCAACTGCTGGCTCAAAACAGCAAGAAGCAGAAACTAAAGCCACGTCGCTAAATATGGCTGCCGAAAAAAAAACACTTATAGACGCGAGTGATGAAGTCACCACTCCTGTTAGTGTCAAGACTCCAGAGCTTCTAGAACCTAAGCCTCAAGCTGTGGTGCCTCAAGTCGCGACACCAGTATTGAATAGCCTTGAGAGCATGAACAGTGAAATGGCTGTCATACTCAGCCAAGCTCAGAGTCAAGGGTATTCAAAGTCTAGTGAGTCAGATGTCAAAGCGCCGCTCACTAAACCGCAGCAAAGCCCTTTAGTTGAAGAGGGTACTGCAACTTCAAATGAAACAATCGAAGTCGCCAATACTGCCGTTATAGTCCCGAGTATTGCATCTGTTCCGGTACCCAATAAAACGAATGATTTAGTTATCGATTCGACTATTACTGCAAGTCATAGCGCCAATAAAAGTGTAGTTGAAACGGCTAACGCCGAGATAGCCGCAACAGAGGTCACACAGCCAGTTGAAGCTGGCGATGAAGGTGAAGACGATCTATCTGCTTATGCACAATATGCTGGCGCGCAGGATATTGACTTTGACGGCAACGATTTTGACTTTGATACTCCCAACTCAGCTCCTTTGTCACAAGACACGTTATCTTCAGTTGCGCCCCAATCGCGACTTGCTGCTGAACAAAATACGCTTGTGGCTCAAAGTGAAACAGAAAAGCCAGATAGCACAGTATCAACGACTGATTTAAGCGACGATATTTTGGATGCTGTATTAGCAGCAAGAGATTCTCTGTTGGATGGATTAGGTGATGATGAGCCTAAGGAGAGTTCCACAAAAAAGTCCGTTAATGAGCGCAAGCCTTTTGCGCCGCCAGTTCGCAAGCCTAAGCGAGAAGATAAAGACGCTGAGGGGTCATCTATTGATGACGATATCGAGCCATTGGAACAAAGCAAAGCTTTAGCGCCAGTTGATAACAGCAGCAATATTATCGACCGGCCACCATGGGAAGAGCCTCATGAGCAGGATCCCACACCGCGATTTCAAGATGAAAGCGCCGTTCATGCAACAGAGTCGCCAGCCAATGTCGCAGTTGCAGCTGTTGTTGTACCAAGTCAACAGCAGAACGAAACCGCTCAGGTTAGTCATAAACCCACTGCTATGCAGCTTGATTCAACTTCAGTTCAGGATGTTGCGTTAAACTTAACCGCACTGCCAAGTGGCGAGTTAAGCGGCAATGACATTGATTTGAAGTGGTACCGATTTATGGCTGAGCTTGAAGTAGGCGGACGTGTTAGACAGCTCGCCGTTAACTCCGTTTGCCATCAGTTTGAACAACCGTTGTCGTTGTTATTGAAACCCGATCAAAAGCATCTTGCAGCCGATGTTGCGATTAAGCAGTTTGAAGAAGCCATGAGCCTAGCGCTTGGTGAGCCAAGTGAAGTGCGTGTGTCAGTGGGGATCGACAGTACTCGAGAGACCCCTCTTGAAGTGCGGCGTCGTTTTCATAAAGAGATCCTCGCGCAAGCTCATCATGGCTTAATGACTGACGCGAATGTACATTGGTTAGCCCAGAATATGGGCGCACAGTTAACACCAGACACGTTATCTTATGCACCAGAATTACTGGTTAAAAAAGGAAAGTCGATAGAATTGGTCGACATGTCGAACTTTAAGCGGTTACCTGAGTCATAA
- a CDS encoding YbaB/EbfC family nucleoid-associated protein: MFGKGGMGNLMKQAQQMQDKMAKVQEEIARMEVTGEAGAGLVKVTMTGSHSVRKVDIDASLLEDDKEMLEDLIAAACNDAARRVEENQKDRMAEVTGSMQLPPGMKMPF; the protein is encoded by the coding sequence ATGTTTGGAAAAGGCGGTATGGGCAACTTGATGAAGCAAGCCCAACAGATGCAAGACAAGATGGCCAAAGTGCAGGAAGAGATCGCGCGTATGGAAGTGACAGGCGAAGCCGGCGCTGGCCTTGTTAAAGTCACCATGACGGGCTCTCACAGTGTGCGTAAAGTCGATATTGACGCAAGCTTGCTTGAAGACGATAAAGAGATGCTTGAAGATCTTATCGCAGCAGCATGCAACGATGCGGCTCGCCGTGTTGAAGAGAATCAAAAAGATCGCATGGCTGAAGTCACTGGCAGCATGCAGTTGCCACCAGGCATGAAGATGCCGTTCTAG
- a CDS encoding tyrosine-type recombinase/integrase, whose amino-acid sequence MKRRRVFVSRKNEPYKRPELSTTPKQWKNWLIKAGLAHRPAYQLRHTYASQLLMIGAEPSWLAGQMGHSDWGMIRKIYATWIKAEKPNYIEELANKLKQTY is encoded by the coding sequence ATCAAACGCAGACGAGTATTTGTAAGCAGAAAGAATGAACCCTATAAAAGACCTGAATTATCGACTACTCCCAAGCAGTGGAAGAATTGGTTAATTAAAGCAGGATTAGCCCATAGGCCCGCATATCAGTTAAGGCATACTTATGCCAGCCAGTTATTGATGATAGGGGCTGAACCATCGTGGCTAGCTGGACAGATGGGTCATTCTGACTGGGGGATGATCCGCAAGATCTATGCAACATGGATAAAAGCTGAGAAGCCAAACTATATTGAGGAATTGGCTAACAAGTTAAAACAGACCTACTAG
- a CDS encoding OmpA family protein, whose amino-acid sequence MPNIRTSSILSLLLNLSISPFAASAVDSNSLDIQEPEFSSFFYLGGKMGTMHYQNACEAWSISCDGNDLGFGAFAGYQLWEHIGFEAAYLDLGKAVAVYPESGINQTYSGTMSGIELSLLGRLPVSENLDLFAKAGTFRWEGENRGPFNNKTDSDWAPIAGLGLEYKLSASWVARFEYQYIDSLGSDYIGGSNGHLTTLGLSYRFGQKSSQPEPTIQPVTLPVDNTQEPIEPEVIPVPVVLAAIFVTTLFDFDSSTINDPLLFQAVIERLNSDSDAKVLITGYTDSMGSAEYNQALSQRRGQSIAEHLISNGVAPKQIEVRAFGEESPVTDNSTEGHRHKNRRVMVHIPSITTDAK is encoded by the coding sequence ATGCCTAATATCCGCACGTCATCCATTTTGTCTTTGTTGTTAAACCTCTCAATTTCACCTTTCGCCGCCAGTGCTGTTGATTCAAACTCTCTTGATATTCAGGAACCAGAGTTTTCCTCCTTTTTTTATCTTGGCGGCAAGATGGGAACTATGCACTACCAAAACGCTTGCGAAGCCTGGAGCATCAGTTGCGACGGTAATGACCTAGGCTTTGGCGCTTTTGCTGGGTATCAGCTGTGGGAGCATATCGGTTTTGAGGCTGCCTATCTCGATTTAGGTAAGGCGGTAGCGGTATATCCCGAGAGTGGCATTAATCAGACCTACAGCGGCACTATGTCGGGTATCGAATTGTCTTTGTTGGGGCGTCTGCCCGTCAGTGAAAATTTGGACCTTTTTGCCAAGGCAGGTACATTTCGCTGGGAAGGTGAAAACCGCGGACCCTTCAATAATAAAACAGACAGTGATTGGGCACCGATAGCGGGTCTTGGGCTGGAGTATAAACTGTCAGCCTCCTGGGTGGCCAGATTCGAATACCAGTATATCGACAGCCTGGGCAGCGACTATATCGGTGGCAGTAATGGCCACTTAACTACCTTAGGGTTGAGTTATCGATTTGGCCAGAAAAGTAGTCAGCCAGAGCCAACAATTCAGCCTGTTACCTTACCGGTAGATAATACTCAAGAGCCGATTGAACCGGAGGTTATTCCCGTACCTGTGGTACTTGCGGCCATTTTTGTGACTACCCTGTTTGATTTTGACAGCAGCACGATAAACGATCCTCTCCTGTTTCAGGCAGTCATAGAGCGACTCAATAGCGATTCAGATGCCAAGGTGTTGATAACTGGTTACACCGACTCTATGGGCAGCGCTGAATATAACCAAGCCTTGTCTCAAAGAAGGGGACAAAGCATAGCGGAACACTTAATTTCAAATGGTGTTGCGCCAAAGCAGATAGAGGTACGTGCTTTTGGCGAGGAGTCTCCGGTTACGGATAACTCAACAGAGGGTCATAGACATAAGAACCGCCGAGTAATGGTTCATATTCCCTCAATCACAACGGATGCGAAATAG